Part of the Cohnella candidum genome, CCGGATTCTCGCGAAAGCGTAGGCCGCCATGGAGCTGAAAATGACGGGAAATAAAGTCTTCATGAAGGCGGTAAACGCCGTATTCAAGTAATAGTGCTTAAAGTCCGATTTTTCGAATGCCTTCGCATAGCTGCTCCAATCCGGATGGGAAGGAAATATTTTCACGGGGATTTGGGTGGCTTCCGTCACGGTTTTGAAAGACGTCAGAATCATCCACAGGAAAGGGACGATCATGACGATGGCCGCTGCGATGAGGATCAGGTGAATCGGCCAATTGGATTTGCCCGAACGGGTTGGCGCGCTGTTCGTCATTCTCTTCCCTCCCTTAGTCGTAGACGACCCATTTTTTCTGCAATGAGAACTGAATGCCCGTCAAAATCAAATTGATGACGAGCAGAACGTCCACGATGGCCGCTGCGTAGTTCTGGTCGTAATAGACGAACGCATTTTGGTAATACGCATAGACGAGAGAACGCACGGCAGGCAGCGCTACGTTCGTTTTGCCGATCAGCAGGTAGATCGAATCGAAAATCTGGGTCGCTCCGATCATCAGGATGACCGTCGTGAAGAAGAGCGTCGGCGTCAGCAAGGGCAAGGTGATGTAGCGGAACTTGCGGAACCGCACGGCCCCGTCGATTTCCGCGGCTTCGTACAGCGCCTTCGGAATGCCTTGCAAGCCTGCCAGAATGAGCAGCATGTTAAAGCCGATCGCTCCCCAGACCCCCACGATGACCAGCGCGAACATGGCGAATCTCGAATCGGAAATCCAGGCGACATGCGTGCCGAGCAAATAGTTGATAAACCCGTAATCGCGGGCGAATAGCACGACCCAAACCATGGCTGCCGCGGCGGGCATCGTGACCTGGGGCAGGAAGAAAATGACGCGGTACGCGGATAACCCTCGAATCTTGGCATTCAACAGCACGGCGAAAAAAGTAGAGAAGATCAGCGTCAGAGGAACGAATAAAACCACGTAATACATTGTGTTTCGCAGGTTACGCCAGAATTCTTTGTCGTGAAACAGCTTCTCGTAGTTGGCGAAACCGACCCAATGGTTGACGAGCCCGAAATTCTCGGATTTCAAAAAACTGAGGTAAATCGAATAGACGGCCGGCCAGCTCCAGAACAAGACCGTACCGAGCAAGGTAGGTGCAATCATGGCGTAAGCCCACATGTACCTGCTTCTCGAATTCATAGCCTACCTCCCCGCATTCATTGAGGCATTCCGGAAACCCGGAATGCCTCAGCCTTTTTATGCCAATCCGAAAATGCCTTATTTGTTGTCCGCGATCGCTTGGTTCATCATCGCAGCCACTTGTTTGGCGCCCTCTTCGATCGAGATATTGCCGCCCCACGCTTGCGCCATGATTTCCGATTCTTTCGGGAACCAGACCGGATAGGCTTTCGAGCCGGCCGGGTAAGGCATGGCGTCAGCCGCTTGATCGATGAACACCTGCAGGTTCAGCTGCGGTTTGGATTTTACCCATGCGGCTTGCGTGTCCTTGAAGGCCGGGATCGCCGCGCCCATCTCCGCCGTGATTTCCGCCGCGCGTTTGGAGCCGAGGAATTTCAGGAACTGCCATGCTTCGTCTTTGTGTTTGCCGGAAGCCGACATCACGTTGCCGAGACCGTTGATGATGTTGCCGCGCTTCGCTTTACCTTTCGGTAGCGGTGCCCAGTTCCATTTGCCTTTGATGATGTCGCTGCCGTCGATGTCGGTCGTTCTCCAGTCGCCTTCGAAGATCATCGCGACTTTGCCGGACTTGAACATTTCCGTAGCGTCCGTATCCGTCATCTGCTGATGGGACGGAGAGGCTTTGTCGAGGATCATTTGATAACGGGCCTTCAGCGCTTCGATCGATGCCGGATCGTCATAGCCGGACTTCGAACCGTCCGCGCTGATGACGGAACCGCCGTTCGCGAGCATGTCGTTCCAATAGCCCGTTTGCGTATCCATCTTGGCCGCGAAGCCATAGATTCCTTTATCCGGTTGGCTCAGTTGTTTCGCCACTTGCGCCAGCTTGGCGTAATCCCAAGTGTCGTCCGGATACGGAACGCCCGCTTTATCGAAAAGGTCTTTGTTGTAAGCCAGCCCGATCGTGTCGAAATCTTTCGGGATCGCATAGTTTTGGCCGTCCAGCGCGTAGATCGAACCCAGGTTCGCCGCATAGTTGTTCAGGTCGATCTCGCCGGCTTGCACTTTATCCGTGATGGGCTCGAGGAATTTGCCGGATGCGTACTTCACGAACTGGCCGCTGTGCATCCAGAATACGTCCGGCAGCGTACCGGCCGGAGCGGCCGCGGACATCTTCGTCCAGTAATCCCCCCAAGGAATGACCTCGACTTTGACTTTGATGTTCGGGTTTTGAGCGGTGAATTCTTTGGCGATCGCTTCCATCGCCGGCTGCTGCAGTTGATCCCAAATCGTGTACGTCAGCGTGACGTCTTCTTTCGGCTTATCGGACGACTGGCTGGCCGGAGCGCTGGCCGAAGCGTCGCTTCCTTGCGATGCCGCTCCGCCGTCATTCGATTTGCTGCCGCCGCAGCCCGCCAATGCCAGCGCGGTAACCACCAGCAGGCTCATTGCGGAAATCCATGTTTTTTTGCGGAATGCCACTGTATTTCCCCCTCGAGATGATGATAGATAGGCAATGGCCCGAAAAAATTTGCGCACATTTCCTCGGATCCTGCCTGACAAGGTGTCCCTTGTGTTTTCATCATAAATCACGGGATTACGGGCACGAAATGCCTCATTTTAAAGATTGAAACCCAAAAATTAAGATCGGCTATGCAAGATCTCGGCATCCGTTACATAATGTTTTTGAAGAAACGAATCAAATATATGCGCAATTATTTGCATTTAAGGAGATGGAATTTCATGAAAAAACCGTCGCTGGCCGTGATCGGGGCAGGCGCGAGAGGGCTGCTCAGCTATGCCCCTTACTTCAGCCGATTTCCGGACGAGGCGGAGATCGTCGCCGTCGCCGAACCGAACGAACAAAGAAGAATGGATTTCGCGCAGAGGTTCGATTTACCGGACGAGCGCGTTTACGCCTCTTGGGAGGAACTGCTGGCTCAGCCCCGCTTCTGCGATGCTCTCCTCATCTGCACGCAGGACCAAATGCATTTCGCTCCGACGATGGCCGCCTTGCAGCAGGGGTACCACGTGCTGCTGGAGAAGCCGATGTCGAACAGTCCGTCCGAATGCATCGAGATGACCGAGATGGCCCAGCATACCGGCAGATTGCTGACCATCTGCCACGTTTCACGCTACATCCCGTTTTGGCGACAATTAAAAACGATCCTCTCCGAAGGGAAGATCGGGGACGTCGTATCGATCCAGCATAACGAGAATGTCGGCTATCAGCATTACGCCCACAGCTTCGTGAGAGGCAATTGGAGGAACGCTTCGCTCTCCAGTCCGATGATCTTGGCCAAATCCTGCCACGATATGGATCTGATCCGCTGGCTGGTCGATTCCGAGTGCACGCGCGTCAGTTCCTTCGGCTCGTTAAGCCACTTTCGACCGGAGAACGCCCCGGAAGGCGCGGCCGACCGGTGCACGGACGGCTGCGCCGCGGAGGCTGCCTGCCCTTATTCCGCCTTGCGCTTCTATTCGCAGGACCTGGAAACGAACCCTTATGCCGCTCTCATCACCGATCCTCCGACGCTCGAAAACCGGATGAACGCGATCGCGAGCGGCCCTTACGGCAAATGCGTGTATCGGACGGATAACGACGTCGTCGACCACCAGGTCGTCAACATGGAATTCGAGAATGGCGCGACGGTCATGTTCAGCATGTGCGGGTTCACGCGGGATACGAATCGCACCGTGCAGATCATGGGGACCAAAGGGGAAATTCGAGGGGATTTGCTCAAAGAGGAGATCGATCTTTTCGAATTCGCCGGAGCGAAACGGACCTTGATCCGGACGCCAAGCGAAGACGGCGGGCATCACGGAGGAGACGCGGGCGTCTTGCGTCAATTCATCGCCGACTTGCGGGAAGCCAGGTTCTCCGGTTCGTTGACGTCGGCGGAAGCTTCCCTCGAAAGCCATCTGATGGCGTTCGCCGCGGAAGCTTCCAGGGTACGCCAAGGAGAAGTCGTCGAACTGAGAAGCTTCCGCCACGCGCTATCCGCCGACCTGTATGAACACCCCCGGCTATAATCCGCTTTTATACTCCTGCGGCGTCATGCCGTAATGGGTTTTGAACAGCTTGATGAAATATTGCGGTTTCTGATATCCGACCTCTTGCGCGATTTGATTGATTTTGAGATCCTTCTGCTTTAACAGCCGCATCGCCGTATCCATTCTCACGCGCAGCACGTAGTTGGAGAAATTCTCTCCCGTCTCGGCTTTGAACAAATTGGAGACGTAAACGGGATGCAGGTGAACGTGATCGGCCACGGACTGCAGCGTGACGTCTTTCACCTGCTCGTTGACGAAGCGGACGACCCGCTTAATGAGATCGTTCCGGAAGCTGTCGGACAAGCTGCCGCTGTAGGATTTCAGCTGCCCCAAGCTGTGGAAGGACCACTCCCGCAAAGGCTCGATGCTCCAGCCGGCATCGAGCCTTAACATTTTCTCGGCTTCCCGGCCGTAGATGTCGTTGAAGCGCTTGCCCTTCTTGTGAACATAGTAGGAGAAGGCCTGCATGATCGTGACGTACGCTTCGAAGACGTGCTCTTTCGTTTTATTTTCCCGGCGCTCCAGCTCCTCGAACACCTTGATCATTTTCCGCTCGGCGGCGTCCCATTGCTCGACCTCCAGCAATTGCATGAACGTAGGGGACGCGTACAATTCGGATAAAGGGCGGATCTCTTCTACGTTCCGCTCCTGAAGGTCATGGAAGAAGCTCTCGGTCTGAAACCCGATGTAGTCGGTAAACAGGGAGAGCAGATTATGGTAGACCGCGGGTACTTCGCCCGGAAACGAGCTCCAGTTGCTCATGACCAGGGAAACCTTAATTTTCAAAAACCGCTTAATCTGATGCTGGACAAGGCGAGCCAGCCGCTCCGCTTCCTCCATCCACTCCTTCTCGGAGCTTTCGGACGGCTGCTTCGGGCGGACGAGGAAGACCAAGTAATCGTAGTCGTCCTTGCAATGCCATATATGAAAACGGGGAGAAAAGATTTCGTCCGCAATGTTCGTCAGCGCATATTCCAGCAGAGACACGCTGTACAGATCGGTGCCGGCGAAATCCTCTTCGATACGCATGCACAGCATGAGAACGGGATCGGTCTCTTGATACGGCAGTTCGTACAGTTTCAGCTTATCCCGAAGCACGGACGCCGGCGGTATTTTGCCTCCCAGCAATTCGTAGAGCAGCGATTCCCGCAGCTTCGGCAAGCTTTCCCGGAACAAATACGAAAGTTTCTGCTGATTGACGAGCAGTTCCCCGTCTCTTTGCAGATCGGCGATCAAGCCGCGAAGCGTGCTCTCCAGCTCTTCGTTGGCAACGGGCTTCAGCAAATAATCGCAAATCCCCTGCCGGATCGCTTCTTGCGCATACTGGAATTCGTCGTGCCCCGTTAAGATCACGGATTTGATTTTGACCCATTTGTCCTTCACCGCCGATACCAGCTCGAGTCCGCTCAAGCCCGTCATTTGAATATCGGTCACGAGGATGTCGATGGCATGGTACTGCAGCAGCTCGAGCGCCTCTTCTCCGGAATACGCTTTGTGCACGGCCGAAATGCCCATCCGTTCCCACGGAAGTGCGTTCGCCAAGCTGTCCACCAAATGGGTATGGTCGTCCACGATCAAAATTTCGTACATGCCGCTTGCCTCCTCCGAAGTCACGCGTTTCCTTCCTCGATCCGCCAGCTGATTTCCGCGCGCAGCCCGCCCCACTCGGAAGTGCCGAGCGTCAATCCCGAGCCCTCACCGAAGAGCAGAATCAACCGCTGATGCACGTTCTGCAGGCCCGAATCGATTTCGCCGCTCGTTGCCAGCCGGATTTTCGATTGCATCGCATCCAATTGCGCCTGCGGGATGCCCGGTCCGTTGTCTTCGACGGAGAGGCGGGCGATGCCCGACTCCACCCTTCCCCGAATCCGGACGATTCCGTATTGAACCGGTTTCCGGAAGGCGTGCACGATGACGTTCTCGACAAGCGGCTGCAGCGACAACCGGGGAATCTCCATCTCCGTCATGGCCGGTTCGATCTCGATTTCGTACTCGAAGTCATCCGTCAGCATGCGATGGATGTCCAAATAATTGACGACCAGGCCCATCTCCTCATCGAGCGTCGCGAAGCTGCGGCTGGTCTTGGTCGTATAGCGGTAATACTTGCTCAAGTTCATCGTCATGGAGACGGCTGCTTCCTTCTCGCCGAGCTCCACCATGCTTTTGATATAGGCCAGCGTATTGTAGAGAAAATGCGGATTGATTTGCGATTGCAGCTGTTTGACGTTCGCTTCCTTCGTTTGGATTTGCTCCTTCAGCACGTCCTCGATCAACTCTTCGATTCTCGCGGCCATCGAGTTGAAGCGTTGGTACAGGTACCGGAATTCGCCTTTCGGAGGATCCTGCATCCGGCTCTTGTACATGCCTTTCTCGATGAAATTCATCCCCTGCATCAGCTTCCGGAAAGGAATGCGGACGTTTCTGTAGAGGATAAAGCTCAGAATGAACGCCATGAACAGCATCATGCCGCTGATCATATAGAACATCGTTTGGTTTCGTTTAATGGGGGCCATGATCGTGTCGATCGGCACGTAATCCACCAAATACCAGCCGAGCGAAGGCACCATCTCCATATGAACCTGGTACGCGCCGTTCTCCGTGCGGATCAGCCGAGGCTTTACGTCTTCGGCATGCTCGCCGGGCGTCAGTTCGGGCAGCATGTGCCGAATCAACGCTTGATCAGCCGTATAATTGAAGATCGGCGTGAAGCCGGGTTTATACAAAAAGGGATCTTCCAAGCCTTTGCTCTTCATATCGGAGAGTCCGCTCTTGATCTCCCCTTCATCCACTTTGGCGACGACCGTTAAATCCGCTTCCTCCGCCTTCGCGGTTTTGGCCGGATTGGAAATCGTCTCGATAAAGTAGGAGTCTCCGTTCGATTCGTTCCGATAGCTCCAGAAACCATCGACATCGGGAAGCGCGGAAGGTAAAGCGCCTAAGCTGGAATCGCTCTTGATGACCATCCCCGTCTTGGGATAGACGACCGCGATGACGCCCTTCCTCCTTCCGTACCCGACCAGCCGATTGATTTCTTCGGACACGGTTTTCAAGGTGCGGAAATGCAGCAAATCGTCGCCGAGAAGATCGGGATACGCCAAATTGCGGACTTCCTTGCTTTGATAGAGCATTTTCTGATAGGAGTCGAACTGGGCGAACATTTGCCCGATCTGTCCGACGAACGTATCGACCTGCGTGCGTTTGGCCTTCACGATTTCCTCGGTCAGCACGCGCGAACTCGTTTGGTTGGAATAAGCATACAGCGCGATAATCGGAGTCAAGAGCAGCAGCAAAGCGATAACCATGTTCGTGAAAATGCTGGATCGCACCCGGATTCCTCCTATCCTGCAAAGGGTGGCTGCCCTGACCGGAATGCCGCATACTGCCTCTGCAGCTCGGCCCATACCTTGTCGAAGCCGGCTTTCTTGAGCGCGGCCATCGCGCCGGCGTATTGCTTATCGTAACCGACGATGCCCATGTTGATCGGAACGAACTTCTCGTTATAGACCGCAAGCACCTTGGCATATTCGTTCTTCACCGGCTCCTGGTTGAAATGGAACCCGAATATCCGGGATATTTGCGCATTGTCGTCGTTATGCATCATGTCTTGCACGACGGAGTCCTCGACGTTGGCCGGCGCCATGAAATAATTTTTGTTCCGCCACATCCATTCGTACATCAATTGATCATTCGTGAGCAGGCGGACTTTGCCGTTCTCGATCCGATAATCCTTGCCTTCCACGCCGTAAATGATGAAATCGTAGTGCTCTTGGCTCTGCAGGATCCAATTCATGAACCGCATGGCTCCTTCCGGATGAGGAGCCTTTGCAGGAATCATATACGCTTCGTTGGAAGGCGCGGCGATATACTTCGGCTTGTCCGGCGACAGGTAGTACTCCCGAAGCTTCGCCGATGCGTCCGCATGCTGAGCGGTTTGCAAATTCTCCATCGCCCGCGAAACGGCGCCGACCCGGAACAACAGCTTGCCCGCGTTCTCCTGATCGATATTCGCGGCCAAATTGCCGACGAGGCTTTTGTCGATCAACCCCATGTCGACCCACCTCTTCCGGACTTCCGCTACCCTTTCGTAAAGATCGGATTCAAGGTAGTCCACCAGCTCGCCCGTGTTTTCGTTCACGGCGAACATCTGGTTCTCGTCCAGGAAAGTGAGCGGCTCATCCGAGAGCTCGCGCCATAAAATGTCTTGGCCCCGATCGGTTTCCAAATACCCGTAATAACTCGGATCCACGGCGTGTATCCGGGCGTAAAACGTTTCTAAATCCGCGATCGTGCGAATGTCCTTCATGCCGACCGATTCCAGCAAATCTTGGCGTACCATGACCGAAGTGAATTTACCGGCCGACGTAAAGGCTTGTGACGGGATCGCCCACAGCTTTCCGTCGATTCGATCCAGCTTGAAATTGTCCGCCGGAATGTTGGCGGTCAAATCCGGCCCGTACTTCTGCAGCAGTTCGTCAAGCGGCTGGATATATCCTTTGGCCTTATAGTCCGAGACGAACGGCGTGCCGTACCAGACCAAGTCGTAATCTTCGCCCGTCGCCAGCGCCAGCTCCAGCTTCGATTGGTAATCCGGCCACGGAATATACGTCAATTCCAGTTTGAGGTTCAATTCCTTCATCAAGCGTTCGTTCAGCTCGTTATCGACGAATTCCCTCATGCGGGGCGATTCGTCTCCCGGCATGATCATCTTCAAGGTGACTGGGTTTTCTGTTACGCCGGCAGCGGCCTTGCCGGTGGAGGAAGCCTCTTGCGCGTCTTTACAGGCTCCGATCAGCATGCAGAACACAAGGAGAACCGGTACCGCGAACAGGCGAAACGCTCGATTGGCCATCTGTAAGCAAGCCCCCTTGATTGCTGTAGACAACTTCACGATAACACGGCATGTCGAAAAATTGAACCTCCGGCCCCAAAATTTGGAGCCGGAGGCAAAAACGCATTCATTTAAGGCAGGACAAGCGTTTGCCCCGGGAAGATGAGGTTCGGGTTGTGCAGATGGTTCAGCTGTTGAAGCCGTTGCCAAGTCGTGCCGAACCGAGCCGCGATCCGGGACAAGTTGTCTCCCGCCTGCACGACGTAGACGCCGTTAAGGCCGTCGGATTTACCGCCGTCCGACTTACTGCCGGTCACCTTAACGCTGCCCAGCGACAGCCAGCCGTCCGCCCCCTGCTCCGCATTGGCGAACTTAAACTTGGTCGCTTTGGGAGTCACGGTGCTCAGCGGATTCACGACACGCAAATAAATCTCGTATTTGCCGTTCGCGAGTTCCTTGCTCGAGAACCGGCTTTCGAAAGCCTTGCGGTTGATGTTGGCCCCGTCGTCCGGCAAGATCCCGCCGATCTTCCAATCGGTCTTCCAAACCTTGACGGTCTTGCCGCCGGATTTGGCCGCCAGCTCCACTTGCCAGTCGTAATAGAACGGCGCGACGCCGCGGTTCTCGATTTCCGCGCCGACTTTGAGTTTGCCATCCCGTCCGTCCAGATACGCTTTGGGCACGTAATACTCGTACCCCATGCGGCGCGATCCCTCCAGCGCCCGTTTGAGCGGCTCGCCGCTCATCGGCACTTGGAACACGCCTTGGTTCAGCAGGAAGGACACGTGCGTCAGATTGAGAGCCGTGTAATAGTCCTCGCCCTGTTGGCCTTCGATGGGATGCGCCGGATCGTTGTATCTCGGCGGATCGTTGTTCCACATCGGGACTTGGATTTCCGGACGCATCTCGCCGCCCATCGGACGGGTCTTCCAGAATTCCGTATCCCCCGCGTTCAACGTACGGCCCCAAAAATGCCAATCCTGCCCGCCCATGCTGAGCGGCAAAGTCTGGAACGCAAAGGAATCGTCATGATAGCCGATATCGTAGTTTTTCGTCTGATAGGTTCCGTTGGCCGCCGGATAACGGACGAGCAGCCTCGTCTTGTTGAATGCCCGATCCATCGCTTCCAGAACGTTCTTCTGGTTTTCCTCGGACGGCATGAGGTTGGGCTGGCGTACGGGCTGGCCATCCTTGTCCGTCAAACCGTTTCCGTTCGCGTCGGTGACCGGAGTCCAACCGTCGTACGGCCACGTATGCCATTCCCCCCAAAATCCGATCAAACCGACCATGATGAAGCCGATGCGAGGATCGCCGTCATAACGTTTCCCTAGCTCGGCCGCAAACGCCAGGAAGGCGGCGTTCAGGTTCGGGTCGTCCCAATCCGGCAGCAAGCTCGCCGCATGCGTGCCGTTGCCGAAGTCGGCATAGGTGCGGGTCTTAAGGCCGCCGTCCAGCAAGTACTGCGGAATTCCCGTCGGTTTGTCAGGATAATCCACGTAGAATCGGAATACCGCTTGATGGCCCCTTGCCGCGATCGCGTTTAACTGGCGGTCGAAGTCCGTCCAATCGAACGTATTCGGTCCTTTCATGACCGCGTTCAGCGGCTCGTAGAAGTACTCCATGCTGTACGGCATCTGCGTCGCCCGATCTCGCCAATCGTCGCCCGTCTTGTAAAAGCCGTCGGATCCGGCATCCAGGAAAGGCATGAACCCTTTCAGCGGATTATCGATTGGAGCCGGTTTGTACGCCAGCTTGTGCGTCCCGCCCGCCGTTGCCCATGCCGGCGCTTGCGGTGCCGGCGTTCCCGGCTGCGCGCCGCCGGACGGACCGCCTTGCCCGGATCCGCCGCCGGATGCCGTCCCGTAAAATCCGACATCGTCGATATGGAGGATGTCGCCTTCGTTCGCCGACGGGTTGTAGCCGAACTGAATGCCCGTCAATTTGTCGGTCTTCAGCGCAGCCGAACACTTGGCCTGATCGTTCCCGCACTGCCAGGCCGCCTGATTGAACTGGTCCCAAGCCACTCGGATATAGCCTTTAAAGCCTGCCTCCACATGGAGAGACCCTCCGTTAAAAGAAAGCGGCTGCCAACTGGTCCCGTCGGCTGACCCTTGGGCGGAGCCGGCCTGTTTGAAGTTGAACGCGCCGTTCGGTTCGTCGGTTTTCAGCTCCATTCCGAGATCGAGCGGACGGCCGGCCGACTCGTTGTTGAGCCAAAAAGTCACCCCTTCAAAAGAAGACGCGTCGCGGACCCCGTTCGCGAGCGGATGCAAGATGTTGGCCCAAGTCGCGGCAGGCTCCAGAATCGTCAGCTTCATTCCGTTGCTGCCGCTCGCCCCGTCCAGGGAGATCCCGACGGCATTCGGTTTATCCGACCAGTCCAGTTTCCACGAGGCTTGCAGCGCGGCATCGTCCGCGTACGATTCGAAATCGTCAATGATCGCGGGGCTTGCGCTCGCCGCATCCGCGGACGCGATGTTCGAAACCGGTACCGCCCAAGCAGCGGCAAGCAGCACGATCGCCAATAGGAGTGATGACGCTTTCAAAGCTTTTCGTTTCATCGCTTTTTTTCCTCCAACTTCAAGAGATTGGTGTTGCGGATTGTTGCGGGCACATGCAGCCCTGTCGTTTCACCCTCACTTCGCTTAGGAAATTTTTTGCGCAATTTTGCTCAAAAGTTATCATAGCATATGTCTGGATCGGATGCATCATGATTTGCATGACAGGCTTCGTCTACTTTCGACCGATTCCTCGTTTTTTGCCATGATAAACACCGTAAAATAAGGATTTCGGCACCTTGAACATCACGGTGAAAGCCAATTATATTTGAAATTGGTTGCGCAACTTTTTGCTTTATATTTTCCTCACATCCCCTGGCACTCGGTTCCTTTCCGCCGCCGTCCGCATCTTTCTCCTGTCGTACGCCCTCCTGCCCTATTCGGAATGGAAACAGGCCTTCCTCGAAAGGAGGTGACAGCGCTTCCAAGTTACGCAGGGTCTACTCTCGTCCTGAATTCGAATTCAAAAACAGGAGGTATGCTATGTTTCGCAAGAAGAAGGTTCTGTCCGTCATGGTGATCGCCGCGCTCTTGTTCGGCCTCTTGCCGTACGGGCCGGCATCCGCCGCAACCTTTACCTACGCCGGAGATTACGCAACCGCATTTCCGAACCCTGAACGCGGCTTCCACAACCGGTACGAAATCATCAACGATCCGAGCGTCAACGATTACGCCAGCTCCGCCACCAGCATCGCCGGCTTCAACCCCGACATGCTGGACCGGACTTTCGCCCGGGCGAAAGCGGACGGCGACACGTTGATCCACAGTTACATCCATCTCGATAAGTACAAAAACACCGATCAGCTGCCCCAAGCCCTGCTGGATAACTTGGCGTCCGGATTGGCCGCGATTCGAGCCGCAGGTTTGAAAATCGTCTTGCGGCCGGCATACGCGTGGTCCGAATCTCCCTCCGTACCGGAGAGCCGCATTCTCGGCCACATTCAGCAGCTCGACGCCGTCATCTCCGCCAACGCCGACGTGGTCAACCATTTGGAAGCCGGCTATATCGGTCCTTGGGGGGAGTGGCACACCAGCCAGTACACCGATCCGTTCAGCCGAACCGACGCCGACACCCGTTATCGGATCATCAAGAAGATCTTGAGCACGACGCCCGCCTCCATTCCGGTCGTTATCCGGTATCCCATTTTCATCAAGGAAGTGACGGAGCTGCCGACGCCTTCCGGTTCAACGCCTCTGACGCAGCAAGAGAAAGACCGGATCGGCTTCCATAACGACTGTTTCTTGTCCGACAGCGCCGACATGGGGACCTATGACAACAACTCTTGGATGGGCTGGTTCTACGTTGAAGAGAAAAAACAATGGATGTACGACATGGCCACGGCCGCAGGCGGCAACAAAATGGTCGGGGGAGAAACGTGCGATTCCGCGGGCTCCAACGACGCAGCGGGCGTCACCGTGCAATCCGAAATGAGCAAGCTCCATTTCTCCGAGATCAATGAGGACTATGCCGCGGTCAACCTCAACATCTGGAAGAACGCCAGCCTGGCCGCCTCCGGCAACGATCCGGCCGAAACCGCGTTTACGCGCATCAAAAGAAAGCTTGGCTACCGATTGCGGCTGGTCGACGCCGATTTCCCGACGACAGCCGGCCCCGGCACGAGCTTTACGTTCTCCGCGCATTTAAGCAACGACGGGTATGCCGGCTTCATTAAACCGAGACCCGTCTTCCTCGTGTTCGATAACGGGACGCAGAGATACGACGTTCCGCTGCCCGGTTTGGACCCGAGACTTTGGACCAGCGGGGCCGTTAACGTGCCCTCGCAGACCGTGACGCTGCCGGCCAGCATGGCCTCCGGCACCTATAAGCTGGCCCTCTGGCTCCCGGACAACGACCCGGGTTTGCGCTCGCGTTCGGAATATTCCGTGCGCCTGGCCAATACCGGTACATGGGATGCCGCCAAGGGTTATAACGTGCTGACGAATGCCGTGACGGTCGGCACTCCGACGATCCCTGCCGCACCGGCGAATTTGACGGCATCGGCTGGTAACGCCCAAGTTACGCTTACCTGGACGGCATCGGCGGGCGCGGCGACCTATTCCGTATTCCGTTCGACGACGAACGGGTCGGGGTATGTCCAAGCCGCCGCCGGAATTACGGGCACAAGCTATACGGATACCGGCCTGTCGAACGGAACGGCTT contains:
- a CDS encoding sensor histidine kinase, producing MRSSIFTNMVIALLLLLTPIIALYAYSNQTSSRVLTEEIVKAKRTQVDTFVGQIGQMFAQFDSYQKMLYQSKEVRNLAYPDLLGDDLLHFRTLKTVSEEINRLVGYGRRKGVIAVVYPKTGMVIKSDSSLGALPSALPDVDGFWSYRNESNGDSYFIETISNPAKTAKAEEADLTVVAKVDEGEIKSGLSDMKSKGLEDPFLYKPGFTPIFNYTADQALIRHMLPELTPGEHAEDVKPRLIRTENGAYQVHMEMVPSLGWYLVDYVPIDTIMAPIKRNQTMFYMISGMMLFMAFILSFILYRNVRIPFRKLMQGMNFIEKGMYKSRMQDPPKGEFRYLYQRFNSMAARIEELIEDVLKEQIQTKEANVKQLQSQINPHFLYNTLAYIKSMVELGEKEAAVSMTMNLSKYYRYTTKTSRSFATLDEEMGLVVNYLDIHRMLTDDFEYEIEIEPAMTEMEIPRLSLQPLVENVIVHAFRKPVQYGIVRIRGRVESGIARLSVEDNGPGIPQAQLDAMQSKIRLATSGEIDSGLQNVHQRLILLFGEGSGLTLGTSEWGGLRAEISWRIEEGNA
- a CDS encoding LysM peptidoglycan-binding domain-containing protein; amino-acid sequence: MKRKALKASSLLLAIVLLAAAWAVPVSNIASADAASASPAIIDDFESYADDAALQASWKLDWSDKPNAVGISLDGASGSNGMKLTILEPAATWANILHPLANGVRDASSFEGVTFWLNNESAGRPLDLGMELKTDEPNGAFNFKQAGSAQGSADGTSWQPLSFNGGSLHVEAGFKGYIRVAWDQFNQAAWQCGNDQAKCSAALKTDKLTGIQFGYNPSANEGDILHIDDVGFYGTASGGGSGQGGPSGGAQPGTPAPQAPAWATAGGTHKLAYKPAPIDNPLKGFMPFLDAGSDGFYKTGDDWRDRATQMPYSMEYFYEPLNAVMKGPNTFDWTDFDRQLNAIAARGHQAVFRFYVDYPDKPTGIPQYLLDGGLKTRTYADFGNGTHAASLLPDWDDPNLNAAFLAFAAELGKRYDGDPRIGFIMVGLIGFWGEWHTWPYDGWTPVTDANGNGLTDKDGQPVRQPNLMPSEENQKNVLEAMDRAFNKTRLLVRYPAANGTYQTKNYDIGYHDDSFAFQTLPLSMGGQDWHFWGRTLNAGDTEFWKTRPMGGEMRPEIQVPMWNNDPPRYNDPAHPIEGQQGEDYYTALNLTHVSFLLNQGVFQVPMSGEPLKRALEGSRRMGYEYYVPKAYLDGRDGKLKVGAEIENRGVAPFYYDWQVELAAKSGGKTVKVWKTDWKIGGILPDDGANINRKAFESRFSSKELANGKYEIYLRVVNPLSTVTPKATKFKFANAEQGADGWLSLGSVKVTGSKSDGGKSDGLNGVYVVQAGDNLSRIAARFGTTWQRLQQLNHLHNPNLIFPGQTLVLP
- a CDS encoding extracellular solute-binding protein; translated protein: MANRAFRLFAVPVLLVFCMLIGACKDAQEASSTGKAAAGVTENPVTLKMIMPGDESPRMREFVDNELNERLMKELNLKLELTYIPWPDYQSKLELALATGEDYDLVWYGTPFVSDYKAKGYIQPLDELLQKYGPDLTANIPADNFKLDRIDGKLWAIPSQAFTSAGKFTSVMVRQDLLESVGMKDIRTIADLETFYARIHAVDPSYYGYLETDRGQDILWRELSDEPLTFLDENQMFAVNENTGELVDYLESDLYERVAEVRKRWVDMGLIDKSLVGNLAANIDQENAGKLLFRVGAVSRAMENLQTAQHADASAKLREYYLSPDKPKYIAAPSNEAYMIPAKAPHPEGAMRFMNWILQSQEHYDFIIYGVEGKDYRIENGKVRLLTNDQLMYEWMWRNKNYFMAPANVEDSVVQDMMHNDDNAQISRIFGFHFNQEPVKNEYAKVLAVYNEKFVPINMGIVGYDKQYAGAMAALKKAGFDKVWAELQRQYAAFRSGQPPFAG